The Bos taurus isolate L1 Dominette 01449 registration number 42190680 breed Hereford chromosome 13, ARS-UCD2.0, whole genome shotgun sequence genome contains a region encoding:
- the VPS16 gene encoding vacuolar protein sorting-associated protein 16 homolog (The RefSeq protein has 1 frameshift compared to this genomic sequence) produces MDCYTANWNPLGDSAFYRKYELYSMDWDLKEELRDCLVAAAPYGGPIALLRNPWRKEKPASARPVLEIYSASGVPLASLLWKSGPVVSLGWSAEEELLCVQEDGVVLVYGLHGDFRRHFSMGNEVLQNRVLDARIFHTEFGSGVAILTGAHRFTLSANVGDLKLRRMPEVPGLQSAPSCWTTVCQDRVAHILLAVGPDLYLLDHAACSAVTPPGLAPGVSSFLQMAVSFTYRHLALFTDTGYIWMGTASLKEKLCEFNCNIRAPPKQMVWCSRPRSKERAVVVAWERRLMVVGDAPESIQFVLDEDSYLVPELDGVRVFSRSTHEFLHEVPVASEEIFKIASMAPGALLLEAQKEYEKESQKADEYLREIQELGQLPQAVQQCIEAAGHEHWPDMQKSLLRAASFGKCFLDRFPPDSFVRMCQDLRVLNAIRDYHIGIPLTYSQYKQLTIQVLLDRLVLRRLYPLAIQICEYLRLPEVQGVSRILAHWACYKVQQKDVSDEDVARAINQKLGDTPGVSYSDIAARAYGCGRTELAIKLLEYEPRSGEQVPLLLKMKRSKLALSKAIESGDTDLVFTVLLHLKNELNRGDFFMTLRNQPMALSLYRQFCKHQELETLKDLYNQDDNHQELGSFHIRASYAAEERIEGRVAALQTAADAFYKAKNEFAAKATEDQMRLLRLQRRLEDELGGQFLDLSLHDTVTTLILSGQNKRAEQLARDFRIPDKRLWWLKLTALADLEDWEELEKFSKSKKSPIGYLPFVEICMKQHNKYEAKKYASRVGPEQKVKALLLVGDVAQAADVAIEHRNEAEMSLVLSHCTGSTDGATADKIQRARAQAQKK; encoded by the exons GAAATATGAGCTGTATAGCATGGACTGGGACCTGAAGGAGGAACTGAGGGACTGCCTAGTGGCTGCTGCACCCTATGGGGGGCCCATTG CACTGCTGAGGAACCCCTGGCGGAAGGAGAAGCCCGCCAGTGCCAGGCCGGTTCTCGAGATCTACTCAGCTTCCGGGGTGCCTCTGGCCAGTCTCTTG TGGAAGAGTGGGCCCGTGGTGTCCCTGGGCTGGTCAGCTGAGGAGGAGCTGCTCTGCGTGCAGGAAGACGGAGTTGTGCTGGTTTACGGGCTGCATGGTGACTTCCGGAGACACTTCAGCATGGGCAAT GAGGTGCTCCAGAACCGGGTTCTGGATGCCCGGATCTTCCATACTGAGTTTGGTTCTGGGGTGGCCATCCTCACAGGAGCTCACCGCTTCACCCTCAGTGCCAACGTGGGTGACCTCAAACTCCGCCGGATGCCAGAGGTGCCAG GTCTGCAGAGTGCACCCTCATGCTGGACCACAGTGTGCCAGGACCGAGTGGCGCACATTCTCCTGGCTGTAGGACCTGATCTTTACCT CCTAGACCATGCAGCCTGCTCTGCGGTG ACACCCCCTGGCCTGGCCCCAGGAGTGAGCAGCTTCCTGCAGATGGCTGTCTCCTTCACCTACAGACACCTGGCGCTCTTCACAGACACAGGCTACATCTGGATGGGGACAGCATCTCTCAAG GAGAAGCTGTGTGAGTTCAACTGCAACATCCGGGCCCCCCCGAAGCAGATGGTCTG gtgTAGCCGTCCGCGCAGCAAGGAGAGGGCTGTTGTGGTGGCCTGGGAGAGGCGGCTAATGGTGGTGGGCGATGCCCCTGAGAGCATCCA GTTCGTGCTAGATGAGGACTCCTACCTGGTGCCTGAGTTGGACGGGGTCCGAGTCTTCTCCCGCAGTACCCACGAGTTCCTGCATGAGGTTCCAG TGGCCAGTGAGGAGATCTTTAAAATAGCCTCGATGGCCCCTGGAGCGCTGTTGTTGGAGGCTCAGAAGGAGTATGAG AAAGAGAGCCAGAAGGCGGATGAGTACCTGCGGGAGATCCAGGAGCTGGGGCAGCTGCCCCAGGCTGTGCAGCAGTGCATCGAGGCTGCAGGACACGAGCACTGGCCAGATATGCAGAAGAGTCTGCTCAGG GCGGCCTCCTTCGGAAAGTGTTTCCTGGACAGATTTCCACCTGACAGCTTTGTGCGCATGTGTCAGGACCTTCGTGTACTCAATGCTATTCGGGACTATCACATCGGAATCCCCCTCACCTATAGCCA ATACAAGCAGCTCACTATCCAGGTGTTGCTAGACAG GCTTGTGTTGCGAAGGCTTTACCCCCTGGCCATTCAGATATGTGAGTACCTGCGGCTTCCTGAAGTGCAGGGCGTCAGCAGAATCCTGGCCCACTGGGCCTGCTACAAG GTACAACAGAAGGATGTGTCTGACGAGGATGTTGCTCGGGCCATTAATCAGAAGCTGGGGGACACGCCTGGTGTCTCCTACTCTGACATTGCTGCACGAGCCTATGGCTGTGGCCGCACGGAGCTGGCCATCAAG CTGCTGGAATATGAGCCACGCTCTGGGGAGCAAGTTCCCCTTCTCCTGAAGATGAAGAGGAGCAAACTGGCACTAAGCAAGGCCATCGAGAGTGGGGATACTGATCTGG TGTTCACAGTGCTGCTGCACCTGAAGAATGAGCTGAACCGAGGAGATTTTTTCATGACGCTTCGGAACCAGCCTATGGCCTTAAGTTTGTACCGACAG TTCTGTAAGCATCAGGAGCTGGAGACACTGAAGGACCTTTACAACCAGGATGACAACCACCAGGAGCTGGGCAGCTTCCACATCCGAGCCAGCTACGCTGCAGAGGAG CGAATTGAGGGGCGAGTTGCAGCTCTACAGACGGCAGCCGACGCCTTCTACAAGGCCAAAAATGAGTTTGCAGCCAAG GCTACAGAGGATCAGATGCGGCTCCTACGGCTGCAGCGACGCCTAGAAGATGAGCTGGGGGGCCAGTTCTTAGACCTGTCTCTACATGACACGGTCACCACCCTCATTCTCAGTGGCCAAAACAAGCGTGCGGAGCAGCTGGCACGTGACTTTCGCATCCCTGACAAGAG GCTCTGGTGGCTGAAGTTGACTGCCCTGGCAGATTTGGAAGACTGGGAGGAGCTAGAGAAGTTTTCTAAGAGCAAGAAATCACCCATTGGCTACCTG CCCTTTGTGGAGATCTGCATGAAGCAACACAATAAATATGAGGCCAAGAAGTATGCTTCCCGTGTGGGTCCTGAGCAGAAGGTCAAGGCCTTGCTTCTTGTTGG GGATGTGGCTCAGGCTGCGGACGTTGCTATTGAACACCGGAATGAGGCGGAGATGAGCCTCGTATTGTCCCACTGCACTGGATCCACAGATGGGGCCACAGCCGACAAGATTCAACGGGCCCGGGCACAAGCCCAGAAGAAATGA